One Corvus moneduloides isolate bCorMon1 chromosome Z, bCorMon1.pri, whole genome shotgun sequence genomic window carries:
- the CDK7 gene encoding cyclin-dependent kinase 7 isoform X3 — METDLEVIIKDTSIVLTQSHIKAYMLMTLQGLEYLHQHWILHRDLKPNNLLLDENGVLKLADFGLAKSFGSPNRVYTHQVVTRWYRAPELLFGARMYGVGVDMWAVGCILAELLLRVPFLPGDSDLDQLTRIFETLGTPTEEQWPGMTSLPDYVTFKPFPGMPLQHIFSAAGDDLLNLLQGLFTFNPNTRVTATQALKQKYFSNRPGPTPGNQLPRPNCPAEAAKEQQNALLNLKRKRIEGIDQGLPKKLIF, encoded by the exons ATGGAAACAGATCTAGAG GTTATTATAAAGGATACGAGTATTGTGTTGACACAGTCTCACATCAAGGCATATATGCTGATGACACTTCAAGGATTAGAATATTTGCATCAGCATTGGATTCTACACAGG GATCTTAAACCAAATAACTTGTTGCTAGATGAAAATGGAGTTTTAAAATTGGCTGACTTTGGCTTGGCAAAATCTTTTGGAAGCCCAAATAGAGTTTATACACACCAGGTAGTAACAAG gtGGTACCGAGCCCCAGAACTATTGTTTGGGGCTAGAATGTATGGTGTTGGTGTTGATATGTGGGCTGTTGGTTGTATTTTAGCTGAATTGCTCCTCAGA GTTCCTTTTTTGCCTGGAGACTCTGATCTTGACCAGCTGACAAGGATATTTGAAACACTGGGCACTCCTACAGAAGAACAGTGGCCT GGGATGACAAGTCTTCCAGATTATGTCACATTTAAGCCTTTCCCTGGAATGCCACTTCAACATATCTTCAGTGCAGCTGGTGATGATCTGCTCAATCTTCTTCAAGGCTTATTCACTTTTAATCCTAACACTAGAGTTACAGCTACTCAG GCATtgaaacagaagtattttagtAACCGACCAGGACCTACTCCAGGAAATCAGCTGCCAAGACCCAACTGTCCTGCAGAAGCTGCAAAGGAGCaacaaaatgcacttttaaatttaaaaaggaaaagaatagaAGGAATAGATCAAG GATTACcaaaaaaactgattttttga